Proteins encoded together in one Streptomyces sp. TLI_171 window:
- a CDS encoding type I polyketide synthase, giving the protein MTSQEQSTADVRFHHPVPEGAVAVVGLACRLPGAPDPEAFWTLLAEGRTAIGRPPAHRGLDPDLPPAGYLDRVDGFDAEFFGLSPREAGETDPQQRLLLELGWEALEFAGIVPAALHGTRTGVYIGAMAHDYRLLRHAADAPPLGRHTLTGLGHGLLANRISYTLGLHGPSLTLDTAQSSALTALHLAHRAVRDGDCELALAGGVNLILSSRSTEEARRFGGLSPDGRIHPLDARANGYARGEGAGLVVLKPLDRARADGDRVLAVILASEANHGGAAAGLTVPDAEAQRTLLDLTLRRADRRPEQVQYVELHGTGTPVGDPIEAAALGAVHAAGRTPQTPLLVGSAKANVGHLEGAAGIVGFLKAVLAIAHRQLPASPHHEQPNPAVPLDELGLRVPGTLRPWPAPERELLAAVSSFGMGGANCHVLLAEPPADPAADRDSAPPRDHTLLTLSGRTPAALREQAARLADHLDTRPELTVHTVAAALATTRTHFRHRAALPVASRSSRTELADELRKLAGEEGAAEAVLGVARPGRLALLFSGQGSQRAGAGRELHAELPEFAAALDDTVAALDPHLDRPLRELLFADPDTPDAVLLDRTEYTQPALFAWSTALYRAAEQHGLAAEFVLGHSVGALAAAHVAGVLPLADAATLVAARGRLMQAARADGVMVAVQAAADEVLPLLAEYGGRVALAADNGPDAVVLSGDAGPVAEIAARFAELGRRTRALTVSHAFHSAHMDSAVEEFRRIAAGLRFGAPRLTVVSDLTGEVATAEELGSADYWAAHLRRPVRFRQGVRTLAALGATAWAELGPGQVLASLARQNLADRPPVVPLLRGGGRPETLGFLRAVGELHVNGVELDWRRVHGERPRLALPGYPFQRESHWFREIDEIGGEPTARSAAAGAQAGPRQVLDGPVEETAARPAPPVQGGSRSVGLPQVLDVLATVLGHRSAERLDPDRSFRELGLDSLGAVEFGERLGERAGADLPATLAYDHPSPRAVAEHLAGGRSADRPAAAPLGPADEPVAIVAAAGRFPGGVDSPEALWELVASGGDVIGPFPADRGWPAELYHPEPGRPGHTYATGGGFLYGAAEFDAEFFGISPREAAAMDPQQRLLLEVAWESLERAGIRPAELRGTRTGVYAGLTQLDYGPRLHEPAAGHEGHLLTGSTVSVASGRIAYTLGLEGPAVTVDTACSSSLVAIHLAAQALRSGEATLALAGGVTVMSTPGMLTEFGRQRGLAADGRCKPFAAGADGTGWAEGAGVLVLERLSDARRNGHPVLALIRGSAVNSDGASNGLTAPNGLAQQRVITEALRRSGLTPGEVDAVEAHGTGTVLGDPVEAGALVEVYGRGRGDGEPLWVGSLKSNLGHMQAAAGVGAVIKTVAALRHGVLPESLHVDEPSPLVDWDAGVSLLTERRPWPETGRPRRAGVSSFGISGTNAHLILEQAPAEADAPAEEPALPVATLVLSGRSPEALRAQAGRLLESVEDGELGRAAAGLASARTVFEHRAVVLGGDEAALRGGLEALAAGEPAAGVLVGEARTDGATALLFTGQGSQRAGAGLELYRTFPRFAAALDEVAAAFDGLLDRPLLTVLLADPGLPEALLLHRTRYAQPALFALEVALHRLVEPWLPAPEFLAGHSIGEIAAAHLAGVLSLPDAATLVAARGALMDALPEGGAMASIEAAHEDVEADLAGEGERIAVAAVNGPRATVVSGDRAAVDAAVERWRARGHRTTRLRVSHAFHSPHMDPMLAEFRKVAEQLEYHEPSVPVVSNLTGQLAAPGELTDPEYWVRHAREAVRFHQGMQALWAAGARRFLELGPDTVLATLAGTALESAAVEGVEPTAAAVLRRGRPEVSALLSALATLHVDGGTVDWSALLGGPPARPADLPTYAFQHRRYWLDAPSPGTGSAGGHPFLTTEVVLADGAGAVLGGRISRPAHPWLADHAIAGTVLLPGTALVELALRAGRSVDAETLADFTLQAPLVLPADSAVELQVAVGPADEHGGRPVAVHARAAGSDPDTPWTRHAAGTLTATPAPVTATAGARAGAGAVPAVDADRFYAELAAEGYEYGPAFRAVTAHGDTSAELLLPAHAEQTGFAVHPALLDAALHPLVRGRGDQGAGRIALPFAWSGVTPGPAATATAARARLTPTGEDRARLELTDTEGRLVVTVEELTLRQVETARLAAPTAGAAERDLLRIEWQPVPAAQSTGPLAVALLGEHWPELAAALRAAGSVVLDAAAPDEPPADTVLVGLTVGPGAPLDAAHAAARAALAVVQGPLADPRWANARIVVLTENAADGAGPNAPAAAAAWSLLRAARAEHPGRLALVDLDGTPNSLGALPAALRADLPELALRGGAVLAPRLRRAAAESGQPGSDGTPGDRGPVAPAPGADGTVLITGGTGALGALLARHLVRTGQARRLLLVGRRGITAPGAPELLEELAGLGAEATVAGCDVTDRAALAGLLAEIPADRPLTAVVHAAGVLDDALAANLDQDRLTAVLRAKADAAWHLHELTRDADLTRFVLFSSVAGVFGTAGQANYAAANGFLDGLARYRHTLGLPATSLAWGLWTGPGGMGDRLDGTGRARFERLGLAPIGPDHGLALYDAAVRREEPVLVPAPTSAAALERLAASGELPPLLVGLTRRLVAQRPRPAAGPALAARLAGQPAETRGALIAEHLRGMVAAVLGHAPGELSEHRGFLDLGVDSLTAVELRNKLTAESGLRLPATLLLDHPTLGQLTEHLTGLLAPEAAPAPDSEDLRAGLGLLAAGLPGLTEPERAPLLAELRELLAGFGPASALDTATDQEIFDLIDLELGVTGGEEG; this is encoded by the coding sequence CGACCGGGTCCTCGCGGTGATCCTGGCCAGCGAGGCCAACCACGGCGGCGCCGCGGCCGGCCTCACCGTGCCCGACGCGGAAGCCCAGCGGACCCTGCTCGACCTGACGCTCCGCCGGGCCGACCGGCGCCCCGAACAGGTCCAGTACGTGGAACTGCACGGCACCGGCACACCCGTCGGCGACCCGATCGAGGCGGCCGCCCTCGGCGCCGTACACGCCGCGGGCCGCACCCCGCAGACGCCGCTCCTGGTCGGCTCTGCCAAGGCAAACGTCGGCCACCTGGAGGGTGCGGCCGGCATCGTCGGCTTCCTGAAGGCCGTCCTCGCCATCGCCCACCGGCAGCTCCCCGCCAGTCCGCACCACGAACAGCCCAACCCCGCCGTCCCGCTGGACGAGCTGGGCCTTCGCGTTCCCGGCACGCTGCGACCCTGGCCGGCCCCCGAGCGCGAACTGCTGGCCGCCGTCAGCTCCTTCGGCATGGGCGGGGCCAACTGCCACGTGCTGCTCGCCGAACCGCCCGCCGACCCGGCGGCGGACCGGGACTCCGCCCCACCCCGCGACCACACCCTGCTCACCCTCTCCGGCCGCACCCCCGCGGCGCTCCGCGAGCAGGCCGCCCGGCTCGCCGACCACCTCGACACCCGGCCCGAACTCACCGTCCACACCGTGGCGGCCGCCCTCGCCACCACCCGCACCCACTTCCGGCACCGGGCCGCGCTGCCCGTCGCCTCCCGCAGCTCGCGAACCGAGTTGGCGGACGAGCTGCGGAAGTTGGCGGGCGAGGAGGGCGCCGCGGAAGCGGTGCTCGGAGTCGCGCGGCCCGGCCGACTGGCGCTGCTGTTCTCCGGGCAGGGCAGCCAGCGGGCGGGCGCGGGGCGCGAACTCCACGCCGAGCTGCCCGAGTTCGCCGCCGCGCTGGACGACACCGTCGCCGCCCTCGACCCGCACCTCGACCGGCCGCTGCGCGAGCTGCTGTTCGCCGACCCGGACACCCCCGACGCCGTGCTGCTGGACCGCACCGAGTACACCCAGCCGGCCCTGTTCGCCTGGTCCACGGCCCTGTACCGGGCGGCCGAACAGCACGGCTTGGCCGCCGAGTTCGTCCTCGGGCACTCGGTCGGCGCACTCGCCGCGGCGCACGTCGCCGGCGTGCTCCCGCTGGCCGACGCCGCCACCCTGGTCGCCGCCCGCGGCCGCCTGATGCAGGCAGCCCGAGCCGACGGCGTGATGGTCGCCGTCCAGGCGGCAGCCGACGAGGTCCTCCCGCTGCTCGCCGAGTACGGCGGACGGGTGGCCCTGGCGGCGGACAACGGCCCCGATGCCGTGGTGCTCTCCGGCGACGCCGGCCCGGTCGCCGAGATCGCTGCCCGGTTCGCCGAACTCGGCCGCCGGACACGAGCATTGACGGTCAGCCATGCCTTCCACTCGGCGCACATGGACAGCGCCGTCGAGGAGTTCCGGCGGATCGCCGCCGGGCTGCGCTTCGGCGCACCCCGCCTCACGGTGGTCTCCGACCTGACCGGCGAGGTCGCCACCGCCGAGGAGCTGGGATCCGCCGACTACTGGGCCGCGCACCTGCGCCGACCGGTCCGCTTCCGGCAGGGCGTGCGGACCCTGGCCGCGCTCGGCGCGACCGCATGGGCGGAGCTCGGGCCCGGCCAGGTGCTCGCCTCGCTCGCCCGGCAGAACCTCGCCGACCGGCCCCCCGTGGTGCCCCTGCTGCGCGGTGGCGGACGGCCCGAGACGCTCGGGTTCCTCCGCGCGGTCGGTGAACTGCACGTCAACGGCGTCGAGTTGGACTGGCGCAGGGTACACGGCGAACGGCCGCGACTGGCCCTGCCGGGCTACCCGTTCCAGCGCGAGTCGCACTGGTTCCGGGAAATCGACGAGATCGGCGGCGAGCCGACGGCGCGGTCGGCGGCCGCCGGAGCGCAGGCCGGTCCGCGCCAGGTGCTGGACGGGCCCGTCGAGGAGACGGCGGCGCGTCCGGCGCCCCCGGTGCAGGGCGGATCGCGGTCGGTGGGGCTGCCGCAGGTGCTCGACGTGCTCGCCACCGTGCTCGGCCACCGCAGCGCCGAACGTCTGGACCCGGACCGGTCGTTCCGCGAGCTGGGCCTGGACTCGCTCGGGGCGGTGGAGTTCGGCGAACGGCTCGGCGAGCGGGCCGGCGCCGACCTGCCCGCGACGCTCGCCTACGACCACCCCTCGCCGCGCGCCGTCGCCGAACACCTCGCGGGCGGGCGCTCCGCCGACCGGCCCGCCGCGGCGCCGCTCGGCCCGGCGGACGAGCCGGTGGCGATCGTGGCGGCGGCCGGGCGGTTCCCGGGCGGGGTGGACTCGCCGGAGGCGCTGTGGGAGCTGGTGGCGAGCGGCGGCGACGTGATCGGGCCGTTCCCCGCCGACCGCGGCTGGCCGGCCGAGCTGTACCACCCCGAGCCCGGGCGGCCGGGCCACACCTACGCCACCGGCGGCGGATTCCTGTACGGCGCGGCCGAGTTCGACGCCGAGTTCTTCGGGATCTCGCCGCGCGAGGCGGCCGCGATGGACCCGCAGCAGCGGCTGCTGCTGGAGGTCGCCTGGGAGTCGCTGGAGCGGGCGGGCATCCGCCCGGCGGAGCTCCGCGGCACCCGCACCGGCGTGTACGCCGGACTTACCCAGCTCGACTACGGCCCGCGGCTGCACGAACCCGCCGCCGGGCACGAGGGCCACCTGCTGACCGGAAGCACCGTCAGCGTCGCCTCCGGGCGGATCGCCTACACGCTGGGACTGGAGGGCCCGGCGGTGACGGTGGACACGGCGTGCTCCTCCTCGCTGGTGGCGATCCACCTGGCCGCCCAGGCGCTGCGCAGCGGCGAGGCCACCCTCGCGCTGGCGGGCGGCGTCACCGTGATGTCCACCCCCGGCATGCTCACCGAGTTCGGCCGCCAGCGCGGCCTGGCCGCCGACGGGCGCTGCAAGCCCTTCGCCGCCGGCGCGGACGGCACGGGCTGGGCCGAGGGTGCGGGCGTGCTGGTGCTGGAGCGGCTCTCGGACGCCCGCCGCAACGGGCACCCGGTGCTCGCCCTGATCCGGGGCAGCGCCGTCAACTCCGACGGTGCGTCCAACGGCCTCACCGCGCCCAACGGCCTCGCCCAGCAGCGCGTCATCACCGAGGCGCTGCGCCGCTCGGGGCTGACGCCCGGTGAGGTGGACGCGGTGGAGGCGCACGGGACGGGGACGGTGCTGGGCGACCCGGTGGAGGCCGGCGCGCTGGTGGAGGTGTACGGGCGGGGTCGCGGCGACGGCGAGCCGCTCTGGGTCGGCTCGTTGAAGTCGAACCTGGGCCACATGCAGGCGGCCGCCGGCGTCGGCGCGGTGATCAAGACGGTGGCGGCGCTCCGGCACGGCGTGCTGCCCGAGTCCCTGCACGTGGACGAGCCCTCGCCGCTGGTGGACTGGGACGCCGGCGTGTCGCTGCTGACGGAGCGCCGGCCCTGGCCGGAGACCGGCCGTCCGCGTCGGGCGGGCGTGTCCTCGTTCGGGATCAGCGGCACCAACGCGCACCTGATCCTGGAACAGGCCCCGGCCGAAGCGGACGCCCCGGCCGAGGAGCCGGCCCTCCCCGTGGCGACGCTGGTGCTGTCCGGGCGCTCGCCGGAGGCCCTCAGGGCGCAGGCCGGCAGGCTGCTGGAGTCCGTGGAGGACGGCGAACTCGGCCGCGCCGCGGCCGGGTTGGCGTCCGCGCGAACGGTGTTCGAGCACCGGGCGGTGGTGCTCGGCGGCGACGAAGCCGCGCTGCGGGGCGGACTGGAGGCGCTCGCCGCGGGCGAGCCCGCCGCCGGGGTGCTGGTCGGCGAGGCGCGGACCGACGGCGCGACGGCCCTGCTGTTCACCGGCCAGGGCAGCCAACGGGCCGGTGCGGGGCTGGAGCTGTACCGGACGTTCCCGCGGTTCGCGGCCGCCCTGGACGAGGTCGCCGCCGCGTTCGACGGCCTGCTGGACCGCCCGCTGCTGACCGTGCTGCTGGCCGACCCCGGCCTGCCCGAGGCACTGCTGCTGCACCGCACCCGCTACGCCCAACCGGCCCTGTTCGCGCTGGAGGTGGCGCTCCACCGGTTGGTCGAACCCTGGCTTCCGGCACCGGAGTTCCTGGCCGGCCACTCGATCGGGGAGATCGCCGCCGCGCACCTGGCGGGCGTGCTGAGCCTGCCCGACGCCGCCACCCTGGTGGCGGCCCGGGGCGCGCTGATGGACGCGCTGCCGGAGGGCGGCGCGATGGCCTCGATCGAGGCGGCGCACGAGGACGTCGAGGCCGACCTGGCCGGCGAGGGCGAGCGGATCGCGGTCGCCGCCGTCAACGGCCCCCGGGCGACCGTCGTCTCGGGCGACCGGGCAGCGGTGGACGCGGCGGTGGAGCGCTGGCGGGCCCGCGGCCACCGGACCACCCGGCTGCGGGTCAGCCACGCCTTCCACTCGCCGCACATGGACCCGATGCTCGCCGAGTTCCGCAAGGTCGCCGAGCAGCTCGAGTACCACGAGCCGAGCGTGCCCGTGGTCTCGAACCTCACCGGTCAGCTCGCCGCGCCCGGCGAGCTGACCGACCCCGAGTACTGGGTGCGCCACGCCCGGGAGGCCGTCCGCTTCCACCAGGGCATGCAGGCGCTGTGGGCGGCCGGTGCCCGACGGTTCCTCGAACTCGGCCCCGACACCGTCCTCGCCACCCTCGCCGGCACTGCGCTCGAAAGCGCGGCGGTCGAAGGGGTGGAGCCGACCGCGGCGGCCGTGCTGCGGCGCGGCAGGCCCGAAGTGTCCGCCCTGCTCAGCGCGCTGGCGACGCTGCACGTGGACGGTGGGACCGTCGACTGGTCGGCGCTGCTCGGCGGGCCGCCGGCCCGACCGGCGGACCTGCCCACCTACGCGTTCCAGCACCGCCGCTACTGGCTGGACGCCCCGAGCCCCGGCACCGGGTCGGCCGGCGGGCACCCCTTCCTGACGACCGAGGTGGTGCTGGCCGACGGCGCGGGCGCGGTGCTCGGCGGCCGGATCTCCCGGCCGGCCCATCCGTGGCTGGCCGACCACGCCATCGCGGGCACCGTGCTGCTGCCCGGTACCGCGCTGGTCGAACTCGCCCTGCGCGCAGGGCGATCGGTCGACGCCGAGACCCTGGCGGACTTCACCCTGCAGGCACCGCTCGTCCTTCCGGCGGACAGCGCCGTCGAACTCCAGGTGGCGGTCGGCCCGGCCGACGAGCACGGCGGCCGGCCGGTGGCCGTGCACGCCCGCGCCGCCGGCAGCGACCCGGACACGCCGTGGACCCGGCACGCCGCCGGGACCCTGACCGCCACGCCCGCGCCGGTGACCGCAACGGCGGGCGCCAGGGCCGGCGCCGGTGCCGTGCCGGCGGTCGACGCGGACCGGTTCTACGCCGAACTCGCCGCCGAGGGCTACGAGTACGGCCCGGCGTTCCGCGCGGTGACCGCGCACGGCGACACGAGCGCCGAGCTGCTGCTGCCGGCGCACGCCGAGCAGACCGGCTTCGCCGTGCACCCCGCGCTGCTGGACGCCGCCCTGCACCCGCTGGTGCGCGGCCGCGGCGACCAGGGCGCCGGCCGGATCGCGCTCCCGTTCGCCTGGAGCGGCGTCACCCCCGGCCCGGCCGCGACGGCGACCGCGGCCCGGGCCCGGCTCACCCCGACCGGCGAGGACCGGGCGCGCCTGGAGCTGACCGACACGGAGGGCCGGCTGGTCGTCACCGTCGAGGAGCTGACGCTGCGCCAGGTCGAGACGGCACGGCTCGCGGCGCCGACCGCTGGGGCCGCCGAGCGCGACCTGCTGCGGATCGAGTGGCAGCCGGTCCCCGCCGCGCAGAGCACCGGCCCGCTGGCCGTCGCCCTGCTGGGCGAGCACTGGCCGGAACTGGCGGCGGCGCTGCGCGCGGCCGGGTCGGTGGTGCTCGACGCGGCGGCCCCGGACGAGCCGCCGGCGGACACCGTGCTGGTCGGGCTGACGGTCGGCCCCGGCGCCCCGCTGGACGCCGCCCACGCCGCGGCCCGGGCGGCCCTGGCGGTCGTCCAGGGACCGCTGGCCGACCCCCGGTGGGCGAACGCCCGGATCGTCGTCCTCACCGAGAACGCGGCCGACGGCGCCGGGCCCAACGCCCCGGCCGCCGCCGCGGCCTGGAGCCTGCTGCGCGCGGCCCGCGCGGAACACCCCGGACGGTTGGCCCTGGTGGACCTGGACGGCACCCCGAACTCGCTGGGCGCGCTGCCCGCCGCGCTGCGGGCGGACCTCCCCGAACTGGCGCTGCGGGGCGGAGCGGTGCTGGCGCCACGCCTGCGGCGGGCGGCTGCCGAAAGCGGGCAGCCGGGCAGCGACGGGACACCGGGCGACCGCGGACCGGTCGCCCCGGCACCCGGTGCGGACGGGACGGTGCTGATCACCGGCGGCACCGGTGCGCTGGGTGCGCTGCTGGCCCGCCACCTGGTGCGGACCGGGCAGGCCAGGCGGCTGCTGCTGGTCGGCCGGCGCGGCATCACCGCGCCCGGCGCGCCCGAACTGCTGGAGGAACTGGCCGGCTTGGGCGCGGAAGCGACGGTGGCGGGCTGCGACGTCACCGACCGGGCGGCGCTGGCCGGGCTGCTCGCCGAGATCCCCGCCGACCGCCCGCTGACCGCGGTGGTCCACGCGGCGGGCGTGCTGGACGACGCTCTGGCGGCGAACCTCGACCAGGACCGGCTGACCGCGGTGCTGCGGGCCAAGGCCGACGCGGCCTGGCACCTGCACGAGCTGACCCGGGACGCGGACCTCACGCGGTTCGTCCTGTTCTCCTCGGTGGCCGGAGTGTTCGGCACCGCGGGACAGGCCAACTACGCCGCCGCGAACGGCTTCCTGGACGGCCTGGCCCGGTACCGGCACACCCTCGGCCTCCCCGCCACCTCGCTGGCCTGGGGCCTGTGGACCGGCCCCGGCGGCATGGGCGACCGGCTGGACGGGACCGGGCGCGCCAGGTTCGAACGGCTCGGTCTCGCCCCGATCGGCCCGGACCACGGCCTGGCGCTGTACGACGCGGCGGTGCGCCGCGAGGAACCCGTCCTGGTGCCCGCGCCGACCAGTGCGGCGGCGCTGGAGCGGCTCGCTGCCTCCGGTGAACTCCCGCCGCTGCTCGTCGGGTTGACCAGGCGTCTGGTGGCGCAGCGGCCCCGACCCGCGGCCGGGCCGGCGCTCGCGGCGCGGCTCGCCGGGCAGCCGGCCGAGACCCGCGGGGCGCTGATCGCGGAGCACCTGCGAGGCATGGTCGCCGCCGTGCTCGGCCACGCGCCGGGCGAGCTGAGCGAACACCGCGGCTTCCTCGACCTGGGCGTGGACTCGCTCACCGCCGTCGAACTGCGCAACAAGCTCACCGCCGAGAGCGGCCTGCGGCTGCCCGCCACGCTGCTGCTCGACCACCCGACACTCGGCCAACTCACCGAGCACCTGACCGGGTTGCTCGCCCCCGAAGCGGCGCCGGCCCCGGACTCCGAAGACCTGCGGGCGGGCCTCGGCCTGCTGGCGGCCGGCCTGCCCGGCCTGACCGAGCCCGAGCGGGCGCCGCTGCTCGCCGAACTGCGCGAGCTGCTGGCCGGGTTCGGCCCGGCCTCCGCCCTGGACACGGCCACCGACCAGGAGATCTTCGACCTGATCGACCTGGAGCTGGGCGTCACCGGCGGCGAGGAGGGCTGA